A genomic window from Pseudocitrobacter corydidari includes:
- a CDS encoding methionine ABC transporter permease, with product MSWDDLWPILLNGTLETLYMVGLAALFTVLIGLPLGVLLFISRRHGLVPMPRLNALLGALVNTGRSLPFIVLLIALIPFTRLLIGTTLGSTAAIVPITLGAFPFFARLTENALDEVDSGRIEAVLSMGGNTWHVISKALLPEALPALLAGITLTVVMLIGFSSMAGVIGGGGLGDLAIRYGYQRFNDQIMVATVVTLVIMVQGVQMIGDRLVRALAHRR from the coding sequence ATGAGCTGGGACGATCTTTGGCCCATTCTCCTCAACGGCACGCTGGAGACGCTGTATATGGTGGGTCTGGCGGCGCTGTTTACGGTACTGATCGGCCTGCCATTGGGCGTGCTGCTGTTTATTTCCCGCCGCCACGGGCTGGTACCGATGCCGCGTTTAAATGCGCTACTGGGCGCATTGGTCAACACCGGACGCTCGCTGCCGTTTATTGTGCTACTGATTGCGCTGATCCCATTCACCCGATTACTGATTGGCACAACGCTCGGCAGTACGGCGGCGATTGTCCCCATTACCCTTGGCGCATTTCCTTTCTTCGCGCGACTCACTGAAAATGCGCTGGATGAAGTCGATTCCGGGCGAATTGAGGCGGTGCTCTCAATGGGCGGCAACACCTGGCACGTGATCAGCAAAGCGCTGCTACCGGAAGCGCTGCCGGCCCTGCTGGCGGGGATCACCTTAACGGTGGTGATGCTGATTGGTTTTTCATCGATGGCGGGCGTGATTGGCGGCGGCGGTCTGGGCGATTTAGCCATTCGCTACGGCTATCAGCGTTTTAACGATCAAATAATGGTCGCGACGGTCGTGACGCTGGTCATTATGGTGCAGGGCGTGCAGATGATCGGCGATCGTCTGGTGCGTGCACTGGCACATCGACGATAA
- a CDS encoding EAL domain-containing protein encodes MTTRHLVGLVTGVLIMAIFLPILLSIWLAHREADAQFRDEQELYASRVMARTLQVLDQAKAALIQIDASKNPGCSPQQLLEMRRLSYSWRYVQEVLYLKGSTPICSSLEVQSAPVTYPEPDRITPDGYRTWFTAKNDLGLDHHMIAIASKQHMVIIDPLSFIDVIPSELSNIQSALLGTVRDRVLASSQPIDIAVFKRMQKEGLETLTVNHTIYTVRHYPELDLAVVTWSPVQPKVASWHHQLLIWLPIGVLISLLAAWFILRLLRRLQSPHHRMLDALNESAITVHYQPIVSLKSGRIVGAEALARWQQTDGSYLSPEIFIPLAEQTGLITRLTETVVKNVFHDLGKWLHVHPDLHISINLSVEDLRSATLPELLRQQLNHSQVKPSQIALELTERGFADPTTTLPAIASYRKAGHAIYIDDFGTGYSSLRYLQDLEVDTLKIDKSFVDALEYQQVTPHIIEMAKSLKLDVVAEGIENACQQEWLYQHGVHYGQGWLYSKALPKTDFIIWAEENLRSH; translated from the coding sequence GTGACAACACGACATTTGGTGGGTCTGGTGACAGGCGTGCTCATTATGGCGATTTTTTTGCCCATTTTACTGAGCATCTGGCTGGCTCACCGTGAAGCGGACGCCCAGTTCAGGGATGAACAGGAACTCTATGCTTCTCGCGTGATGGCGCGCACGCTGCAGGTGCTGGATCAAGCGAAAGCCGCGCTCATCCAGATAGACGCCTCGAAAAATCCGGGTTGTAGCCCGCAGCAACTGCTTGAAATGCGCCGCCTCTCCTACTCCTGGCGCTATGTTCAGGAAGTGCTTTATCTTAAGGGCTCAACGCCGATATGCTCCTCGCTGGAGGTGCAAAGCGCCCCCGTCACCTACCCGGAGCCCGATCGCATCACTCCCGATGGCTACCGCACCTGGTTTACCGCGAAAAACGATCTTGGCCTTGACCATCATATGATTGCCATTGCCAGTAAGCAGCATATGGTGATTATCGACCCCCTCTCCTTTATCGACGTTATTCCCTCTGAGCTCAGCAATATTCAGTCAGCGCTTTTGGGCACGGTAAGAGACCGCGTGCTGGCGAGCAGTCAGCCTATTGATATCGCGGTGTTCAAACGTATGCAAAAAGAGGGGCTGGAAACCCTGACGGTCAATCACACTATCTACACCGTGCGGCATTATCCCGAGCTTGATCTGGCCGTGGTTACCTGGTCGCCAGTTCAACCGAAAGTCGCCAGCTGGCATCATCAGTTGCTTATCTGGTTACCGATTGGCGTCTTAATCAGTTTGCTGGCCGCCTGGTTTATTCTGCGCCTGTTACGACGTCTGCAATCGCCCCACCACCGCATGCTCGATGCCTTAAACGAATCGGCCATTACCGTTCACTATCAGCCGATTGTTTCGCTAAAAAGCGGGCGAATCGTTGGGGCTGAAGCGCTGGCGCGCTGGCAGCAAACCGATGGCAGCTATTTATCGCCAGAGATCTTTATTCCACTCGCCGAGCAAACCGGGCTTATCACAAGGCTCACGGAAACGGTGGTAAAAAACGTCTTTCACGATTTGGGGAAATGGCTCCATGTTCATCCTGATCTCCACATCTCCATTAATCTCTCGGTTGAAGATCTTCGTTCTGCAACGCTCCCTGAACTATTAAGACAGCAACTCAACCACAGTCAGGTGAAGCCCTCGCAAATTGCCCTGGAATTGACCGAGCGCGGTTTTGCCGACCCAACCACCACGCTGCCTGCTATCGCGAGCTATCGCAAAGCAGGGCACGCGATTTACATCGATGATTTTGGCACCGGATATTCCAGCCTGCGTTACCTTCAGGATTTAGAAGTGGACACGCTGAAAATTGATAAATCGTTTGTGGATGCGCTGGAATACCAGCAGGTCACGCCGCATATCATCGAAATGGCGAAAAGCCTGAAGCTGGATGTGGTGGCCGAAGGCATCGAAAACGCCTGCCAGCAGGAGTGGCTGTATCAGCACGGCGTGCATTACGGCCAGGGCTGGCTTTACAGCAAAGCGCTGCCAAAAACCGATTTTATTATCTGGGCCGAGGAGAATTTGCGCTCGCACTAA
- a CDS encoding flavin reductase family protein: MNKQNWPLEDVRHWLEPGPVVLISSRWQGKNNIMTLGWHTILEFSPSLVGLMISAGNVSYSLIRQSGECVINLPDASMADIVSGIGNCRGDSTDKFAHFDLTAEKSEQIAAPGIAECHASFECRLYDDALVERYNFFIFEVVAARVKPEPEWPQTLHYTGGGIFRGDGEVIDRHRLFTKVS; encoded by the coding sequence ATGAACAAGCAAAACTGGCCTCTGGAAGACGTGCGTCACTGGCTGGAGCCCGGCCCGGTGGTACTGATCAGCAGCCGCTGGCAGGGCAAAAACAACATTATGACGCTGGGCTGGCACACCATACTGGAGTTTTCACCCTCGCTGGTGGGGTTGATGATTTCCGCCGGCAACGTCAGCTATTCCTTAATCCGCCAGAGTGGCGAATGTGTGATTAATCTGCCCGACGCCAGCATGGCGGATATCGTCTCCGGCATCGGCAACTGTCGCGGCGACAGCACCGATAAATTCGCCCATTTTGATCTTACGGCAGAAAAAAGCGAGCAGATCGCTGCGCCGGGCATTGCGGAGTGCCACGCCAGCTTTGAGTGTCGTCTGTATGATGATGCGCTGGTCGAGCGCTACAATTTCTTTATTTTTGAAGTGGTCGCCGCGCGCGTGAAGCCCGAGCCAGAATGGCCGCAAACGCTGCATTATACGGGCGGCGGGATTTTTCGCGGTGACGGCGAAGTGATTGACCGCCACCGCTTGTTTACCAAAGTCTCCTGA
- a CDS encoding DUF1428 domain-containing protein: protein MKYVDGFVVAVPAENKEAYREMAAKAAPLFKEFGATRIVECWADDVPNGNLTDFRMAVQAEEHEEVVFSWIEYPSKDVRDAANEKMMNDPRMKALGESMPFDGRRMIYGGFLPIVDE, encoded by the coding sequence ATGAAGTATGTTGATGGTTTTGTTGTTGCTGTTCCCGCGGAAAATAAGGAGGCATACCGCGAGATGGCCGCAAAAGCTGCGCCGCTGTTTAAAGAGTTCGGCGCAACCCGCATTGTCGAATGCTGGGCGGATGATGTGCCAAACGGCAATCTGACCGATTTTCGCATGGCGGTGCAGGCCGAAGAGCACGAAGAAGTGGTCTTCAGTTGGATTGAATACCCATCTAAAGACGTCCGCGATGCGGCGAATGAGAAAATGATGAACGACCCGCGCATGAAGGCGCTGGGGGAATCGATGCCGTTTGACGGACGACGCATGATCTACGGTGGTTTCCTGCCCATCGTCGACGAGTAG
- a CDS encoding beta-galactosidase → MTHLSSLSLQQCLARRDWENPQLTHWHRLAAHPPFNSWRCSIDAQHGTVSAARLVLNGEWQFCFFDSPEAVPDCWINEELPQAVAMPVPSNWQMQGFDTPIYTNVTYPIPVTPPTVPAHNPTGCYSRTFQVNAQWLAQGQTRIIFDGVNSAFYLWCNGQWVGYSQDSRLPAEFDLSTYLHAGENRLAVMVLRWCDGSYLEDQDMWRMSGIFRDVTLLHKPETRIADYQVTTALNGELTHAMLNVAVTLEGAFAATQVIATLWEGERQVAQCSQSPGSAVVDERGGWAERLTLAMPVDAPRLWSAETPNLYRLVVALHRADGELIEAEACDVGFRHVEISNGLLKVNGKPLLIRGVNRHEHHPETGQAVDEATMRRDIELMKQHNFNAVRCSHYPNHPLWYRLCDQYGLYVVDEANIETHGMVPMSRLADDPLWLPAMSERVTRMVARDRNHPSIIIWSLGNESGHGANHDALYRWLKSVDPSRPVQYEGGGANSAATDIVCPMYARVDQDQPFPAVPKWSIKKWIGLPDETRPLILCEYAHAMGNSFGGFAKYWQAFRMHPRLQGGFVWDWVDQALTKTDENGQSFWAYGGDFGDTPNDRQFCMNGLVFPDRTPHPALYEAQRAQQFFQFRQVSTAPCVIEVTSEYLFRQTDNEQLRWSLTCEGEVIAHGEEMLDIPPQGTQRITLSIPTLPSGESWLDVAVYQQDATAWSPAEHLCAWDQWRQPSPLALPEVPPAGFAPQLAISETAFGVIHGQQRWTFDRASGCLSQWWRDGEESLLTPVSDNFTRAPLDNDIGVSEVTRIDPNAWVERWKAAGMYAMTSRCVLCRAEQQAHAVSVETQHVWEYQGNVLFISHKRWQIDAQGVLHGDIEVEVARDIPEPARIGLSCQLTAVEAQVSWLGLGPHENYPDRQLAARQGRWTLPFSQLHTPYIFPSENGLRCDTRQLNYGRHRWQGHFHFGLSRYSQHQLHETSHHHLLREEPGCWLNLDAFHMGVGGDDSWSPSVSPEFLLQAWRVRYAFSWQQN, encoded by the coding sequence ATGACGCATCTCTCTTCATTATCGCTGCAACAATGCCTGGCGCGTCGCGACTGGGAAAATCCGCAGCTTACCCACTGGCATCGGCTGGCGGCGCATCCACCGTTTAATAGCTGGCGTTGCAGCATCGACGCGCAGCACGGCACCGTATCGGCGGCTCGCCTGGTGCTGAACGGGGAGTGGCAATTTTGCTTTTTCGATTCTCCCGAAGCCGTGCCCGATTGCTGGATTAACGAAGAGTTACCGCAGGCCGTCGCCATGCCAGTGCCTTCGAACTGGCAAATGCAGGGTTTTGATACGCCCATCTATACCAACGTCACTTATCCGATTCCGGTTACGCCGCCAACGGTACCTGCACATAACCCGACTGGCTGTTACTCACGCACCTTTCAGGTTAATGCACAGTGGCTGGCGCAGGGGCAGACGCGCATTATTTTCGACGGCGTCAATTCGGCGTTTTATCTTTGGTGCAACGGTCAGTGGGTGGGTTATTCCCAGGATAGCCGACTGCCTGCGGAGTTCGATCTCAGCACGTATCTTCACGCGGGCGAGAACCGTCTGGCGGTGATGGTGTTGCGCTGGTGCGACGGCAGCTATCTGGAAGATCAGGACATGTGGCGGATGAGCGGTATCTTCCGCGACGTCACGCTGCTGCATAAGCCTGAGACGCGTATCGCAGATTATCAGGTGACGACTGCGCTGAATGGCGAATTGACCCACGCGATGCTGAACGTGGCGGTGACGCTGGAGGGGGCGTTTGCGGCGACGCAAGTGATCGCTACGTTGTGGGAAGGCGAGCGGCAGGTCGCCCAATGCAGCCAGTCGCCCGGCAGCGCTGTGGTGGATGAGCGCGGAGGCTGGGCCGAGCGTCTGACGCTGGCGATGCCGGTTGATGCGCCCAGGCTGTGGAGCGCTGAGACGCCAAACCTGTATCGGCTGGTGGTGGCGCTGCATCGCGCGGACGGTGAATTGATTGAAGCCGAAGCCTGCGATGTGGGTTTCCGTCATGTCGAAATCAGCAACGGCCTGCTGAAGGTGAACGGGAAACCGCTACTCATTCGCGGCGTAAATCGGCACGAGCATCACCCGGAAACGGGTCAGGCGGTGGATGAAGCCACAATGCGCCGCGACATCGAACTGATGAAGCAGCATAACTTTAATGCGGTGCGTTGCTCTCACTACCCTAATCATCCGCTGTGGTACCGGCTTTGTGACCAGTACGGCCTGTACGTTGTCGATGAAGCCAATATCGAAACCCACGGGATGGTGCCGATGAGCCGTCTGGCGGACGATCCGCTTTGGCTTCCGGCGATGAGCGAGCGCGTAACCCGGATGGTGGCCCGCGATCGCAACCATCCGTCGATCATTATCTGGTCGCTGGGCAATGAATCCGGGCATGGCGCGAATCATGATGCGCTTTACCGCTGGCTGAAGAGTGTCGATCCTTCTCGCCCGGTACAGTACGAAGGCGGCGGGGCGAATAGTGCGGCGACCGATATCGTGTGCCCAATGTACGCGCGCGTCGATCAGGATCAACCCTTCCCGGCGGTGCCGAAGTGGTCGATTAAAAAGTGGATCGGCCTGCCGGATGAGACGCGTCCGCTAATCCTGTGCGAATACGCCCACGCGATGGGCAACAGCTTTGGCGGCTTCGCCAAATACTGGCAGGCGTTTCGTATGCATCCGCGTTTGCAGGGTGGTTTTGTCTGGGATTGGGTCGATCAGGCGCTGACCAAAACCGATGAAAATGGCCAGTCATTCTGGGCTTACGGCGGCGATTTTGGCGATACGCCAAACGATCGCCAGTTCTGTATGAACGGGCTGGTTTTTCCGGATCGCACACCGCATCCGGCGCTGTATGAAGCCCAGCGCGCGCAGCAATTTTTCCAGTTCCGCCAGGTGAGTACCGCGCCATGCGTGATTGAGGTGACCAGTGAGTATCTCTTCCGCCAGACGGATAACGAGCAGCTGCGCTGGTCGCTCACGTGCGAGGGTGAGGTGATTGCGCACGGCGAAGAGATGCTGGATATCCCGCCGCAGGGCACCCAGCGCATCACACTTTCCATTCCGACTTTACCGAGCGGCGAAAGCTGGCTCGACGTGGCGGTGTATCAGCAGGATGCCACCGCCTGGTCGCCAGCTGAACACTTATGCGCGTGGGATCAGTGGCGACAGCCGTCACCGCTTGCGCTGCCAGAAGTCCCCCCGGCGGGCTTTGCACCCCAGTTGGCGATCAGCGAAACCGCGTTTGGCGTCATTCACGGCCAACAGCGCTGGACGTTCGATCGGGCCAGCGGGTGTCTGAGCCAGTGGTGGCGCGATGGAGAAGAAAGTTTGCTGACCCCGGTCAGCGATAATTTCACCCGTGCGCCGCTGGATAATGATATCGGCGTCAGCGAAGTGACGCGCATCGACCCGAACGCGTGGGTAGAGCGCTGGAAAGCGGCTGGGATGTACGCGATGACGTCGCGCTGCGTGCTGTGTCGGGCGGAACAACAGGCTCATGCGGTAAGCGTTGAAACGCAGCATGTGTGGGAATACCAGGGCAACGTACTGTTTATCAGCCACAAACGCTGGCAGATAGATGCGCAGGGCGTACTGCACGGTGATATCGAGGTTGAGGTTGCCCGCGATATTCCCGAACCGGCGCGTATTGGCCTCAGTTGTCAGCTTACCGCTGTTGAAGCACAGGTAAGCTGGCTGGGCCTGGGGCCGCATGAAAACTATCCCGATCGCCAGCTTGCCGCCCGTCAGGGCCGCTGGACGCTACCGTTTTCTCAGCTGCACACGCCCTATATATTCCCGAGCGAGAATGGGCTGCGCTGCGATACCCGGCAACTGAATTACGGCCGCCATCGCTGGCAGGGTCATTTCCACTTTGGCCTGAGCCGCTACAGCCAGCATCAGTTGCATGAAACCAGCCATCATCACCTGCTACGCGAAGAGCCCGGCTGCTGGCTGAATCTCGATGCTTTTCATATGGGCGTCGGCGGTGATGATTCATGGAGCCCCAGCGTATCGCCGGAGTTTTTGCTCCAGGCGTGGCGGGTGCGCTACGCGTTTAGCTGGCAGCAGAACTAA
- a CDS encoding YczE/YyaS/YitT family protein: MLRRLIQLYIGLALYGVSTAMFVRADLGADPWNVFHLGVASLLSMNIGLVIIATGVLVLLFWIPLRQRPGLGTVSNVIVLGLTADATLAILPPLESLVARSALLAAAIVVNALATGMYIGAGFGAGPRDGLMTGLHARTGWSVRVIRTTIELSVLVIGVLLGGTFGVGTVLYALAIGPLIQLCLPWFRQPSGTRSAAVIS; encoded by the coding sequence ATGCTCCGTCGACTTATCCAGCTTTATATCGGTTTGGCTCTTTACGGCGTCTCCACGGCGATGTTTGTTCGTGCGGATCTGGGCGCCGATCCGTGGAACGTATTTCATCTCGGCGTCGCCAGCCTGCTGTCGATGAATATCGGCCTGGTGATTATCGCCACCGGCGTGCTGGTGCTGCTGTTCTGGATACCGCTGCGCCAGCGTCCGGGGCTGGGCACCGTCAGTAACGTGATTGTGCTGGGGCTGACCGCCGATGCGACGCTGGCTATTCTGCCGCCGCTGGAATCTCTGGTGGCGCGTAGCGCGCTGCTGGCTGCGGCAATCGTGGTGAACGCGCTGGCCACGGGGATGTATATCGGCGCAGGCTTTGGCGCGGGGCCGCGTGATGGCCTGATGACCGGGCTGCACGCGCGTACCGGTTGGTCGGTGCGGGTGATTCGCACCACGATCGAACTGTCGGTGCTGGTGATTGGTGTGCTGCTGGGCGGTACGTTTGGCGTTGGCACCGTGCTGTATGCCCTGGCGATTGGCCCTTTAATTCAGCTTTGCCTGCCGTGGTTTCGTCAACCCAGCGGAACGCGCAGCGCGGCGGTAATTTCCTGA
- a CDS encoding PLP-dependent aminotransferase family protein — MTPRRSATHSLVRLLGHWQETNSRTPLWRQLAQALRLLILDGRLPLESRLPGEREFATVLGVSRTTIASALAQLREEGYLQSRHGSGSWVMLPEGRREIPTRMSAPQALDLSTAALSAGAEIHQAYSHALTMLPEYLHHTGYDQHGLMVLREAIAHRYCTRGLPTTADEIMLVNGALSGLALVLRAMTGPGDRVVVENPTYPLAIAAIQGASCRPVGLSLPAQGWDTDGLAATIAQTAPRLAWLMPDFHNPTGRCMDHATRQIVADLFARTRTTLVVDETMVDLWYNAPPPPPLAAFNADAPVITIGSAGKSFWGGLRLGWVRASARTLASLIQARDTLDLGSPLLEQLAALWLLENSDNLLPARRAMLAQRRDMCAALMQDYFPAWRFTQPEGGLSFWVELPEMLATQFAARAESVGIHLGTGTRFGLAGAFERNLRLPFTLPDETLRNAFELLQPLWQTLSGQQNTHRLRKII; from the coding sequence ATGACACCGCGACGCTCGGCCACACACTCCTTGGTTCGCCTGCTTGGCCACTGGCAGGAGACCAATTCACGCACCCCGCTGTGGCGGCAACTGGCGCAGGCGCTGCGTTTGTTGATCCTCGATGGGCGATTACCGCTGGAGAGTCGTTTGCCCGGCGAACGTGAGTTTGCCACGGTATTGGGCGTCAGCCGTACCACTATCGCCAGCGCACTGGCTCAGCTGCGCGAGGAAGGTTACCTGCAAAGTCGCCACGGTAGTGGCTCGTGGGTGATGTTGCCAGAAGGCCGCCGCGAAATTCCGACCCGCATGTCAGCGCCGCAAGCGCTGGACCTCTCCACCGCCGCGCTGAGTGCCGGCGCAGAAATTCATCAGGCCTACAGCCACGCATTGACCATGCTACCGGAGTATTTGCATCACACCGGCTACGATCAGCATGGACTCATGGTACTGCGCGAAGCTATTGCGCATCGCTACTGTACGCGCGGCCTGCCGACAACAGCGGACGAGATTATGCTGGTAAACGGTGCGCTCAGCGGGCTGGCGCTGGTATTGCGCGCAATGACCGGGCCGGGCGATCGCGTGGTGGTTGAGAACCCCACTTACCCATTAGCGATTGCCGCGATTCAGGGCGCATCCTGCCGCCCCGTAGGTTTATCTTTGCCCGCGCAGGGCTGGGATACAGACGGGCTGGCGGCAACCATTGCGCAAACCGCGCCGCGTCTGGCGTGGCTGATGCCCGATTTTCACAATCCCACCGGTCGCTGCATGGACCACGCCACTCGACAGATTGTCGCCGATCTCTTTGCACGCACGCGCACCACGCTGGTGGTCGACGAAACGATGGTCGATTTATGGTACAACGCCCCGCCTCCCCCGCCGCTGGCGGCATTCAATGCCGATGCACCGGTAATTACCATCGGCTCTGCCGGGAAAAGTTTCTGGGGTGGGTTACGTTTAGGGTGGGTCCGGGCTTCAGCACGCACGCTCGCGTCGCTGATTCAGGCGCGCGATACGCTCGATCTCGGCTCACCGCTGCTGGAACAGTTAGCTGCACTGTGGTTACTGGAAAATAGCGATAATTTATTGCCTGCCCGAAGAGCGATGCTGGCGCAACGTCGCGACATGTGTGCCGCACTGATGCAGGATTATTTCCCGGCGTGGCGCTTTACCCAGCCTGAAGGCGGTCTCTCTTTCTGGGTTGAGCTGCCAGAGATGCTGGCCACGCAGTTTGCTGCCCGGGCGGAAAGCGTGGGAATACATCTGGGCACAGGCACGCGCTTCGGGCTGGCGGGTGCGTTTGAACGCAACCTGCGCCTGCCTTTTACGCTGCCGGATGAAACATTGCGTAATGCCTTTGAATTATTACAGCCGCTCTGGCAAACACTTTCCGGGCAGCAGAATACGCATCGCTTACGCAAAATTATATAA
- a CDS encoding YbaY family lipoprotein: MKIVPMLSGIAIAVALSACADKSADIQTPAPNPSAAGATQAAIQQPSVTGTVWIRQKVALPPDAVLTVTVSDASLADAPSKVIAQKVTRTEGKQAPFSFVLPFNPKDIQPNARILLSAAITLNDKLIFITDTVQPIINQGGTKADLTLVPVQQTAVPMQQSGGAATTVPSTSPTQVNPSSSDPAPTQIP; this comes from the coding sequence ATGAAAATCGTGCCAATGTTAAGTGGAATAGCCATCGCCGTCGCCCTGTCTGCCTGTGCAGATAAAAGTGCTGACATCCAGACTCCGGCGCCGAATCCGAGTGCTGCGGGCGCTACGCAAGCAGCGATTCAGCAGCCGAGTGTCACGGGTACTGTATGGATCCGTCAGAAAGTGGCTCTGCCACCGGATGCGGTGCTGACCGTTACCGTTTCTGATGCGTCGCTCGCCGATGCGCCGTCCAAAGTTATCGCCCAGAAAGTGACGCGTACCGAAGGGAAACAGGCTCCGTTTAGCTTTGTGCTGCCGTTCAACCCGAAGGACATCCAGCCTAATGCCCGAATTCTGTTGAGTGCAGCCATTACGCTGAATGATAAGCTGATCTTTATTACTGATACCGTGCAGCCAATTATCAACCAGGGCGGCACCAAAGCTGACCTGACGCTGGTTCCGGTACAGCAGACGGCCGTGCCGATGCAGCAGAGCGGTGGAGCGGCAACCACGGTGCCATCAACGTCGCCGACCCAGGTTAACCCGTCGTCTTCGGACCCGGCGCCGACGCAAATCCCATAA
- the tesB gene encoding acyl-CoA thioesterase II: MSQALSNLLALLNLEKIEEGLFRGQSEDLGLRQVFGGQVVGQALYAAKETVPVERLIHSFHSYFLRPGDSLKPIVYDVEVLRDGNSFSARRVSAIQNGKPIFYMTASFQAPEPGYEHQKTMPDAPAPESLPSETDIARSLEHLLPQVLKDKFLCERPLEIRPVEFHNPLKGHVAEPKRQVWLRANGTVPDDLRVHQNLLGYASDLNFLPVALQPHGIGFLEKGMQVATIDHSMWFHRPFNLNEWLLYSVESTSASSARGFVRGEFYSQDGVLVASTVQEGVMRNRG; this comes from the coding sequence ATGAGTCAGGCGCTATCTAACTTACTGGCATTGTTGAATCTGGAAAAAATCGAAGAAGGATTATTCCGCGGGCAGAGCGAAGATTTGGGGCTGCGTCAGGTATTTGGCGGTCAGGTTGTGGGTCAGGCTCTCTATGCCGCAAAAGAAACGGTTCCCGTTGAGCGCCTGATTCACTCATTCCACAGCTACTTCCTGCGCCCCGGCGACAGCCTGAAGCCGATTGTCTATGACGTCGAAGTGCTGCGCGACGGTAACAGCTTCAGCGCTCGCCGCGTGTCGGCGATTCAGAATGGTAAACCGATTTTCTATATGACTGCGTCATTCCAGGCGCCTGAGCCGGGCTACGAGCATCAGAAAACCATGCCCGATGCCCCCGCGCCGGAGAGCCTGCCGTCAGAAACCGATATCGCCCGTTCACTGGAACATCTGCTGCCGCAGGTGCTAAAAGATAAATTCCTCTGCGAGCGTCCGCTGGAGATTCGCCCGGTTGAGTTCCACAACCCGCTAAAGGGCCACGTCGCGGAGCCAAAACGTCAGGTCTGGCTGCGTGCTAACGGGACGGTGCCGGATGATTTACGCGTACATCAGAATCTGCTGGGCTATGCGTCCGATCTCAACTTCCTGCCGGTCGCGCTTCAGCCACACGGCATCGGTTTCCTGGAAAAAGGCATGCAGGTCGCGACGATTGACCACTCCATGTGGTTCCACCGACCGTTTAATCTGAATGAGTGGCTGCTGTACAGCGTGGAAAGTACGTCCGCCTCGAGCGCGCGTGGCTTTGTGCGCGGCGAGTTCTATTCGCAGGATGGTGTACTGGTGGCATCGACGGTCCAGGAAGGCGTGATGCGTAATCGCGGTTAA